The Persephonella sp. KM09-Lau-8 nucleotide sequence AGACAGATACAATCACAGTTGAGCCTATAGGAAATGTAAAACCACTTAAAGACCTGATTTATGATATGGACTGGCTTGTGGACAAACTCAAAAAAGTTAAACCATGGTTTATCCCAAAAGAACCACCTCCAAAAGACGGAACAGAATACAGACAAGACCCTTATGACCACCACAGAATAGATTTTGCCTCAGATTGTATTCTATGTGCTTCATGTATGTCTGACTGTAATGCATTAAAAGCCAATAAAGATTTTTTAGGTCCTATGGTTCATTCAAAGGCTTACAGATTTATAGCAGATACAAGAGATGGTGAAAAAAAGGCAAGATTTGAAGCAATATTAGAAGATTTCAACCTTGAATGGTGCGTCAGATGTATGGAATGCACAACAAGATGTCCAAAAGAAGTTCAACCTTATGAAAACATAATCAGACTTAGAATAATGGCAGCAGAAGCTGGATACAAAACTCCAGGAGAAATCCACGCAGAGATATTTGAACAGGATATATATAACAGAGGTCTTTTAAATGAAATGCTGCTACCAATGAGACAGGAAGGAATTCTCGGTGCTATCAAAAGAGCACCATTTGGAATTAAAATGATGCTCAAAGGAAAAGTTAATTATGCAGATTTCTTTGGTGGTCATAAAGTAAAAAGACTTGATGAAGTTCAGAAAATATATGAAGTGGCTAAGCAAAAGGAGAAAGAAGTCAAAATTAGACTTCCACAGATTATGGGTGTTATTTATGAAGATAAAAGAAAAACAAGAAAAAGACTCAATTATGCAGAAACTGGAGGTAATGAGTAATGGCTGAATTAAAATATGCCTTTTATACAGGATGTTCTGCAAAAGGTGTAGCTCCTGAGCTTTACAATTCCACAAAACTTGTGGCAGAAAAACTTGGAATGGAGCTTATAGAACTAGAAGCTGCTACATGCTGCGGTGCTGGAGCTGTTCAGGAAAAGGATGAATTCCTTGCACTTACAATAAATGCAAGAAACCTTGCCCTTGCTGAAGAGCTTGGTCTTGATATGCTTACTATCTGTAACACATGCACACTTATGCTTAGAGAAACAAAATTCAAACTGGACAATGACCCTGAACTAAAAGAAGCGGTTAATGAAGTTCTCAGAGAAGCAGGACTTGAATACAAAGGAACTTCAGAAGTTACCCACTTTTTATGGGAAGTGATTGATGGAGTCGGTCTGGATAAACTCAAAGAGATGGTTATAAGGCCACTTAAAGACTTTAATATAGCACCATTTTATGGCTGCCATATCATAAGACCTCCGTATCTCATTGGGTATGAAGACCCAGATAATCCAAAATCAATAGAAATGATAATAGAAGCTTTAGGTGGAAATCCTGTAGACCACACAGCAAGACTTGCCTGCTGTGGATTCCACTCATTCTGGTCAGCAGAAGACAAAGTAACCCTTAAACTTACAGCAATGGATGCAGAGTCTGCAAAAGAGGAAAAAGCAGACTTTATGGTAACACCTTGTCCGCTCTGCCATACACAGCTTGATGCAATGCAGGAAGAAGCAGAAGAAAGAATTGGAGTTAATATAGGAATGCCTGTATTACACCTTCCTCAAATGATAGGGCTTGCAATAGGATTTAAACCCCATGAACTTGGACTTGATAAACACGTTATTTCTACAAAAGAGATTATCAGAAAAGTAGCATAAAATCAGAGGGCAGCAATGCCCTCCTTTTTTTATTTAGTCAAACATATCAAAAACATCTTTATTTATACCATAAGTTGATATATAATTATTCTAATATCATTACGTATATAGGTGGGGAATATCATGGAAGAAATTGTTCATGATGAAAAAGAAAGATGGAAAGATGAAGAGTTTTTAGAGGAAAATGCAGAATTGTTAAAAGCCCTTGCACATCCAAACAGGCTTAAAATCATAGGATTTTTAAGTTCTGGTAAGAAATGTGTAAAACATATTTGGGAGGCACTGGATTTACCACAGCCAAATGTATCTCAGCACTTGTCTGTTTTAAGAAATAAGGGTATATTAGGATATAAAAGACAGGGCTCTATCGTTTGTTATTACATAAAAAACAAAAAAGCTCTGGAAATATATAAGCTACTACTAAAGGAGGAATAAAATATGGCAGGCAAAGTATGCATAGTGAACGAGTCAAACTGGGAACAGGAAGTTTTAAATTCTGATTTACCAGTGTTAGTTGATTTCTGGGCACCATGGTGTGGACCATGTAGATTAATTGCACCTATAATTGAGGAGTTGGCTGAAGAGTTAGAAGGAAAAGCTAAGATATGTAAGCTCAATACAGATGAAAATCCAAATATAGCTATGAAATATGGTATTAGAGCAATACCAACAATTATGGTATTTAAAAATGGACAGGTTGTTGATACAAAAGTAGGTGTTCAGCCTAAAGAAGTTCTCAAAAGTCTCCTTGTATAAGGTAGATAATTGAGCGTAGAAATACACCCAACAGCAATTGTTTCAGACAAAGCTCAGTTAGGGGTCAACGTAAAAGTTGGCCCCTTTTCTATTATTGAAGACCATGTGAAAATCGGAGACAACACAGAGATATCCTCAAATGTAAAAATCAAAAATTTCACAACAATCGGTGAAAATTGTAATATTTCAGAGGGAGTTGTCATAGGAGGTATTCCCCAGCATCTTGGTTTTAAAGGTGAGGAAACCTATGTTGAAATAGGTAATAACGTAACTATTAGAGAATACACAACTATCCACAGAGGAACTTCCTTTGATGATGGTATAACAAGAATTGGAGATAATACTTATCTTATGGCTTATGTTCATATCGCCCATGACTGTAAAGTTGGCCATGACACAATTCTCGCCAATGCTGTAACACTTGCAGGGCATGTCAAAATAGGAAATTATGTTTTCATAGGTGGGTTAACCCCTATCCATCAGTTTTGTAGAGTTGGTGATTATGCAATGGTAGGTGGCGCATCAGCGGTAGACAAAGATATTCCACCATTTACCAGAGCTTCAAAAAACCACGCAATGTTATACGGATTAAATCTTGTTGGGCTCAAAAGAAGAGGATTTACCCCAGAGCAAATTAAACTGATAAAAGAAGCATATAGAATCATATTCAGAACAGCACCAACACTGGAAGAAGGTATCAAAGAAGTAGAACAGAAACTTCCCCAAACCCTAGAAATAAAAATGCTAATTGACTTTATCAAAACCTCAAAAAGAGGAATAGCTCCAGAGGCTTCAAAGAAAAAAAGATGAATAAAATAGGCCTTATAGCTGGTGCAGGAGAGCTTCCTGTAGAATTCGCAAAGTCAGCCGTCCAAAAAGAAAAACCCCTAAAAATTTATGCAATCAAAGGTATCACAGACAAAAAAATCCAGAATATAGCTCCAACTGTATGGTTAAATCTTGGAGAAGCCCAGAAACTAATAGATAGTATGAAACAAGACCATATTATTGATGTGGTTATGTTAGGAAAGATAGAGCATTTTCATCTTATTAAATCCATCCATAGATTTGACAAAAGAGCACGAAGTTTTTTTAACCAATTAATAGACAAAAGAGCAAAATCAATTCTTGAGGCAGTTTTAAATGAACTTCAGAAAGAAGGATTTAATCCAATTGATCCAACGCCATACTTATCCTCTCTTTTGGTTCCAGAGGGTTTGATTGCAGGAAAATATCCAGAAGAGCACTTTATAGAAGATGCAAAATTTGGTTTAAAAATAGCAAAAGAAGTGGCAGAACTTGATATTGGCCAGACAGTTGTTGTTAAAGACAAAATAGTAGTTGCAGTAGAAGGACTTGAAGGAACAGACAAATGTATAATAAGAGGTGGAGAGTTGGCAGGAGAAAACACAGTTGTCTGTAAAGTCGCCAGAAAAAACCAGAATATGAGATATGACGTTCCTGTTATCGGAACCAAAACCCTTAAATCTATGAAAAAAGCCAAGGCAAAACTACTTGCTGTAGAAGCAGGAAAAACATTTTTAGTAGAAAAAGAGGAATTCAAAAAATTAGCACAAAAATACGGCATTTCTGTTATAGGTTTTGATTTATCAAATATTTAGCTTTATTCCCATTAATCCGAAAAATTTTTATGGCTCAAAAACTTTCAGAAACAGCTTATATTAGGGAAATTTCTACATATATAAAACAAGCAACAGGTTTTAATATTAATCTATCAGCCGCTGATAAACAAATTTTAAAAGAGTGCATCAAAAAAGAAATACCACTTGAAACTCTAAAAGAACTTATTAGAAAAGAAGCTTCCCGCTATCCACCAGAAAAAAGAAAAAAAATGAATTTATCCTTTTTAAGAGAATATATTAAGAAACCTGTTAAATCCAAAGAAGAAACAGCTAAAACTGTAAATGTTCCTCAAAGAAACTGGCAAGAAGTGATTTATAAATTAAATATTCCTGAGGAAGTATTGAATATAAAAGATATTCTAGAAGATTTACAAGAAATAGCTATAGAAACAAAAATCATTAACTATCTGTGGGAACATCTGCCAACCGAGGAAAAAAAAGCTCTCCAAAAAAAAGCTATAGAAAAACTTAAAAAAGAGTTTATATTGACAAATATAGAGGTAGAAAAAGTTTTAAAATCAATAATCAGACAGCTAATAAAAGAAAAATACAATATCTAAAGGAGAGCGGCCATGAAGAAGATAGAAAACATTCCAGAATTTGTAAAAGAACTTGTAAAAAAAGAATATCCAGATGTCCAAAATGGCTGTGTAATGGTTTATCAGCTTGGAAAGGAACATATGCTAATTGAAGTTTTTGATGAAAATGATAACAAAGCTGGAGAGATAATCATTAATCTTAAAACAGACAAAATATACAAAGACGGCAAAGGTTATTCTATAAAAATAGAAGGCACTCCCAAGGGAATGATTAGATATTTCCTTGAGGAAGGGGGAAGAAAATTAGACGGAAAAGCAGAAAGCCTGTATCCCTGTCTGCCAATTTCATAATATAATAATGTTAAAGCCCGAGTGGCGGAATTGGCAGACGCGGGGGACTCAAAATCCCCTGCCCGCAAGGGCGTGCGGGTTCGACTCCCGCCTCGGGCATTTGGTTTTTATGGATCTCCAAAAAATGCTATTTATTTTCAAATCCTGAAAATTTATCGAAAATTTTACAATTTAGCGGACATACGGGGGACAGATTTGCTTCTTTGAAACCTCATAAAATTTTGTTCTGTGGGGATTTATCTTTTCATTTAGTGGACATTTTTAAGTCCCCTTTGCCTGTCTTGAAGGAGGTATGTTGTGGAAAAGACAGGCATTTCAAATGTATATATAAGAAAAAACTGTTGTGTTTTCAGGATGAAACACAACGAAAAAGAATATTTTAAAACCCTCTGTAGTGTTGAAGAAATAAAATCCACAAAAAGTCTAAGAAAATTTACAGAGGAGCTTAGAATAAAGATTCCAAGCGATGAATGGGATAAAGAAGATAAAAAGACACTTTTAATATTGTAGCTTGGGAAGAGTGTTCATCTGAATATGCAGGAGATTTTGAAAGATGAGCTTGAACATGTAGAACATGAAATATTTGACCATGAACTTAAAATAGAAGGATATTGGACATCCAGACGGTGTTATTGAGGTAGGCTCCTATTAGACCTTGTAATTTTCTATTTTTTCTAAAACTTTTGTGGCATAATGTGAAAATAAAAATTCTTTTTTTATAATTTCATATATAGAAATAGGTAAAGATAAAAACATACCAGGTGTTTTAGAAAGTATTTTAATAGTTGTAAGAGGTAGTTTTTCCATTATATCTTCAGTAACTTTATCTACATTTGTTGTATTAGACCAAAGCAAATAAACAGTGTTTCTACTATAATTTATTTGATAAAGAGCTAATGTTAAAAAAGTAAAATTTCTTAAAAGCTGAAGTTCATGCATTATTGAAGGTAAAAGAACCGGTTGAGAACTTCCATCAATAGCTAAAGGAAAGGGCATTAAAGAAATATTTTTTCCGATTTCTTTTTTTAAATCATCAATAGTTTTTCTTAAAAATCTATTAATATCATAGTTAGAAATATTTTTTAAATCTCCCAAAGAATTTATCTTTTTATTGAAAAATTTACTAAGTTCGTTTATTAATTCTTTTTCATTTACAAAGCATAATTCCAATTCAGAAATTAAAAATTTACTTATTTCTTCCTTAAATTCTCTTTCTGAAGGTATATAAGGGTAAGGTGCTATAGGCATAATAAATCCCTCCAAATAATTAATAATTCTCTAATTCTTCCCACTTTTTATTTATTTTTTCTCTATTTCTAACTATTTTTTCATAATTATCATTTCTTAGAGCTACTTTTGTAAATTCTACACCTCTTTTAAAAAGCATAAGCCATTGAGATATATTTATTGCCATAGGATTTCCATGATAAAATGCAATTTTTACCACATTCCCAGCCGATGCTATACTATGGGCATAAAAAAGCATTTTAGTTAGTTTTATATCGTTTCTTATTTTTATTATTTCCTTTTGAGATAAAGGTAAACTTTTATCAATTTTATCTATAGACAGTATATGATATAAACGAACTATAATTTCTATTACAGCTGGAACAGTACTCATCGTTAAAAAGTGTCTTAGATCATATCCATTTTCGTACATCCATCTTGTAAGTTCCGCAATAGTTCTATTTTTTTCTCCAAATTCCCCTATTTGAAGTAATTGGGTAAAACCCCAACCTGGAATGGGTATTCCTCTGCTAGTACATATATCTGATATTATGTGTAATAACCAAATGACTGGAGCAAATATTTTATCTTGTGTAGGTAAATCAAAAGTAGAAATTACATGTGGGATTCCTTTACCATCTATTACGGAAACTTGACCATTTAGTATATCTATGACTCCGAAGATTAAGCCAAATAAAGGATCATGTCCTAAACTTAACATTCTGTGGTTTCCTGGATAAAAATTGTTGAGACCTCCTGGATTTATACTCATATCATAAGGAACTTTAGCTCTCTCTTCTAAAGACTTTAAGAAAGGAGATAAATTTCCATCTTCATCGACTCCTAAATTTCTTAACCACTTTGTTAAAGAGCTTCCTTCTTGCTGAAATTTATAGAGATAATTTATATCTTTTGGAATTTTAACTATAAGAATGTCAATTGCAGATGCTATAACTCCAGCAGTCCCAACAACTAAAATATCAAGTAAGGATAATTCAGGCATTTTAACCTTTCTTGAAACTTCTTTACTGATATCTTTTTCAACTTTTTCAATTAAATTTTCATCAATAAGGTTATTTAATGAGTTTATTTCAGGATTAGTACCAAAATTAAAATTCGCCTCATAAGGATTGTTTTTACCTATCTTTTTATAAAGATGATCAACTTTATCCTTTAAATTTTTTATATCGCTATTTGTCTTACTTATTTGGCCAGAAAGACTATCTGTATTAGATATTAATTGATTTAATCTTATTATTTGGTCTTTTAACTCATTTTCAAAATCTAAGAAATCCATTTTTAAACCCTCTTATTTTTTTCTTCTACAAGATGGTTAATTAGCTTTTCCAAATACTCTATAGATTTTTCCAAATTTTCTATATTTTCTTTATTTTTAGAGTTTTCTAATCTAAGTTTATCCAGTTCAGACTTTAACTGAGCTTCATTTTTTCTAAGTTCCGAAACTATTTCTTGTATAGTTCTCACATCTTTTTGTTGTCCTAATATAATTTCTTTAGCAATTGTTTCCAATTTTGCTGCTTGTGATAGCGTAAAATCAGAACTGCTACTAATTAATGCTCCAATTCCTGTTCCTATACTTCCACCAAGTAAAGCACCGCCTCCAACCAAAACAGTTAATCCCCCTGCCATCCCAAAACCACCTGCAGCAATAGCACCTCCTCCTAGTGTTGCTAAACCTGCAGAAACTGCCGCAGCACCAGAAAGTCCTAAACTTGCTCCAATAGCTCCAGCAATATATGGAGCAGCCAACCCTCCAGTTACAGCTGCAATTAAAGCTCCTGCAAGCCCAAAAATAGCAACTTTAGCCCAATATCCACTTAAGCTTTTATAATTTGAGATATAACTATCTTCTAATTTATCCACATATTCATAAGGGATGTTTAAATTATGAAAAAGAATTTTCAAATAATCTTTATCCTTATTATATGAAGCTGATATTTCATCATTTTTATGAAGAGGATAGTATGGAACAAAAGTTATTAACTCTAATGCTATTAAATATTCAGGTAGTTTACTTTTTTTAATTTGTTGTTTTTTATCTACTAATTTTTTAATTTCCGCTAAATCTTCTATTAAATCAACTGATTTATTTGAATATTTTTCTAATAAATCAAGTACACTTTTTTTCCATCTTTTGTGCCAATCAACTTTTTTCTTTTTGATATCATTTCCAAAAATATCTTTAACTTTATCTATCGTAGATAAATCCCCTTCAATGTCTTTTTTAATAAGTAAAGATTGCATGCTAAATAAAATCCTGAGTTCTTGTGGGTCAAGCGCAAATAAATTAAAAATATCTCCTGTATAATGCATAGCTATTTCCTCCTATTAGAATTATCTTTGTATATAAAATACAAAACAACACTAACAATCAAAAAAACGAACAATCCTATTGAAATTAAAGCTGCTCCTTCACGGCCCCATCCCATGTTAGCACTGATTATAATAGCAATAATTATGATAGCTCCAACAATGACTACCAAAAAATTAGACAGTATATACAATAAACCTACAACAACCACATAAACTACAGCTCCAACAATAAAAAACGCCAAAGCAAAAAGCAATAAAAAAATAAGTTTAAACATTATTCTTCAATGAATTTTTCTAGTTGCTCCAGTAATTTTTCCCTTAATTTAGAATTTACTTTTTCTTGAAATTCTTCATCATTTTCTATGGCAAGTAATACTTTAGTAACTGAATCATCAAAAACTTTAGATAATATTTCTTTATTTGTCTCTAAACTATCAACCAATTTCTCTTTAGCATTTATAGCAAGCTTTGCAACCTGTTCGTTATCCAAATTTTTTAAATTATCTATTAATACTTCATAAAATTTTTCAAATACAGCTTTTTTAGTTTCTTCAGTTAATTCATCCATAACTAATTGAACAAAATTGGTTTCTTCAACTAATTTTTCTATTTTTGGTTTAAAAAGATTTAATCCCGATTTAAGTAAAATATCTTTCATTTAAAATCCCCTCCTTTTTATGTTGAAAAATGTTTGAAAACTGAAAGGAAATTTTAAACCCAGTAGAAGACATTAAATAAATTATTTGATAAAAATATAGACTGACAGAATAATAAAAAAATGCTGAATGTAACATTTTTTAATTAAACCCCTACCTAACCTTAATTATGTTTTTTCTGTATGTTTTCAATTTATTTTGCATTACTTTATAATTTTTATTAAAAAAATCAAGTTTTAATATTATTAGTAGAAAATATCAATATAAAGCAAGTTTAAAACTATGCCAAAATTTATTAACTTTATATGCAAAAAAGCAGAAGAATTTTGAAGATCATCGTAAACAAACCAATCTTCCTCCCAATTTTATCTAAATTACAAAGGCTTTATCTATACGATATTATCGTATAATATTGTTGATTTTTATACGATACTATCGTATATTTATAAATAAATTTATGAACTTAAGGATATGAGAATTGGAAGAGATTTTTTATAGATTCAATCCTTGGTGGGAAGAAGAATTAAAAATAGATTTTATTGATAGACCTAAATATACAGTGCCACTACTATCATCTATAGAAAGTTCATCTGTTGAAATAATTACAGGTCTTCGTCGTATAGGTAAAACCTCAATTATGAAATTACTTATAAAAAAACTAATAGAAGAAAAGAATATTCCAGCAAATCATATATTTTTTATTTCTTTAGATTTTTACAAATTGGAAGATTTGAGTATATTAGATATAGTAGAAGAATACTTAAAGCTACAAAAAATATCCTTTTCAGACAAAATTTATCTATTTCTGGATGAGGTCACATATAAAAAGGATTTCGCATTACAATTAAAAAACCTGTATGACCTTTACAATGTAAAAATATTTGCTTCTTCCTCCTCTGCTTCAGTTTTGAAAGACAAAAAAGCTTTTTTAACAGGAAGAGAAAAAATAACAGAAGTTCTACCTCTCGATTTTGAAGAATTTTTAAAGTTCAAAGGAATAAAACTTAAAAAAGCTGATAAACATTTGTTAAAAGCTTATTTTGAAGATTATATGAAAATTGGCGGGATTCCGGAATATGTCCTAACGGAAGATTTAGAATATGTAAAGCAACTTATTGATGATATCCTTTATAAAGATATAATAGCCATGCACAACATAAAGGAAAAAACGGTCGTAAAAGAATTTTTCTTTTTACTAATGGAAAGAGCAGGTAAGCAGTTAAGTTTAAACAAAATATCCAAGATATTAGATATCAGCCCTGATACAGCAAGAAGATT carries:
- a CDS encoding metalloregulator ArsR/SmtB family transcription factor; this encodes MEEIVHDEKERWKDEEFLEENAELLKALAHPNRLKIIGFLSSGKKCVKHIWEALDLPQPNVSQHLSVLRNKGILGYKRQGSIVCYYIKNKKALEIYKLLLKEE
- a CDS encoding CoB--CoM heterodisulfide reductase iron-sulfur subunit B family protein, which translates into the protein MAELKYAFYTGCSAKGVAPELYNSTKLVAEKLGMELIELEAATCCGAGAVQEKDEFLALTINARNLALAEELGLDMLTICNTCTLMLRETKFKLDNDPELKEAVNEVLREAGLEYKGTSEVTHFLWEVIDGVGLDKLKEMVIRPLKDFNIAPFYGCHIIRPPYLIGYEDPDNPKSIEMIIEALGGNPVDHTARLACCGFHSFWSAEDKVTLKLTAMDAESAKEEKADFMVTPCPLCHTQLDAMQEEAEERIGVNIGMPVLHLPQMIGLAIGFKPHELGLDKHVISTKEIIRKVA
- the lpxA gene encoding acyl-ACP--UDP-N-acetylglucosamine O-acyltransferase, which gives rise to MSVEIHPTAIVSDKAQLGVNVKVGPFSIIEDHVKIGDNTEISSNVKIKNFTTIGENCNISEGVVIGGIPQHLGFKGEETYVEIGNNVTIREYTTIHRGTSFDDGITRIGDNTYLMAYVHIAHDCKVGHDTILANAVTLAGHVKIGNYVFIGGLTPIHQFCRVGDYAMVGGASAVDKDIPPFTRASKNHAMLYGLNLVGLKRRGFTPEQIKLIKEAYRIIFRTAPTLEEGIKEVEQKLPQTLEIKMLIDFIKTSKRGIAPEASKKKR
- the lpxI gene encoding UDP-2,3-diacylglucosamine diphosphatase LpxI (LpxI, functionally equivalent to LpxH, replaces it in LPS biosynthesis in a minority of bacteria.), whose protein sequence is MNKIGLIAGAGELPVEFAKSAVQKEKPLKIYAIKGITDKKIQNIAPTVWLNLGEAQKLIDSMKQDHIIDVVMLGKIEHFHLIKSIHRFDKRARSFFNQLIDKRAKSILEAVLNELQKEGFNPIDPTPYLSSLLVPEGLIAGKYPEEHFIEDAKFGLKIAKEVAELDIGQTVVVKDKIVVAVEGLEGTDKCIIRGGELAGENTVVCKVARKNQNMRYDVPVIGTKTLKSMKKAKAKLLAVEAGKTFLVEKEEFKKLAQKYGISVIGFDLSNI
- a CDS encoding succinate dehydrogenase/fumarate reductase iron-sulfur subunit — protein: MEKFKLRVFRYDPTKDSEPYYKTYELPVEKGMTVLAALFKAKEEQDPTISFRYNCRAAICGSCAMRINGHATLACKVQITHLLEKYQTDTITVEPIGNVKPLKDLIYDMDWLVDKLKKVKPWFIPKEPPPKDGTEYRQDPYDHHRIDFASDCILCASCMSDCNALKANKDFLGPMVHSKAYRFIADTRDGEKKARFEAILEDFNLEWCVRCMECTTRCPKEVQPYENIIRLRIMAAEAGYKTPGEIHAEIFEQDIYNRGLLNEMLLPMRQEGILGAIKRAPFGIKMMLKGKVNYADFFGGHKVKRLDEVQKIYEVAKQKEKEVKIRLPQIMGVIYEDKRKTRKRLNYAETGGNE
- a CDS encoding ATP-binding protein, with protein sequence MEEIFYRFNPWWEEELKIDFIDRPKYTVPLLSSIESSSVEIITGLRRIGKTSIMKLLIKKLIEEKNIPANHIFFISLDFYKLEDLSILDIVEEYLKLQKISFSDKIYLFLDEVTYKKDFALQLKNLYDLYNVKIFASSSSASVLKDKKAFLTGREKITEVLPLDFEEFLKFKGIKLKKADKHLLKAYFEDYMKIGGIPEYVLTEDLEYVKQLIDDILYKDIIAMHNIKEKTVVKEFFFLLMERAGKQLSLNKISKILDISPDTARRFFEYFLDTYIIYAIERCGKLNERLKSPKKIYAGDVGIRNIITEFKDLGAVFENLVFLKIKNKNPCYLLQNGIEIDFLTEDKALIEVKYERELNEKQLKLFREFPANQKIIVDSFEKYIDL
- the trxA gene encoding thioredoxin, which produces MAGKVCIVNESNWEQEVLNSDLPVLVDFWAPWCGPCRLIAPIIEELAEELEGKAKICKLNTDENPNIAMKYGIRAIPTIMVFKNGQVVDTKVGVQPKEVLKSLLV